Proteins from one Bartonella sp. HY328 genomic window:
- a CDS encoding sugar ABC transporter ATP-binding protein, producing MSEHSQHKLVEPAIRLHHISKIFGGIHALNDVSFEVNQGEVHCLAGENGCGKSTLIKIITGVYTPENGAQINCFGQDLNRISPAIARDMGIAVIWQDLALFSEMSVAENIAFEILAGSAPKWVSRKTMRGIAEDALGKLNLNLDLDKKVGDLPIAERQMVAIARALAGDAKLIFMDEPTASLTQSETNSLLHIVNILAQQNVAIVFVSHRLAEVLEISSRVTVLRDGKLVGVYPTEGMTQSHLAELMTGKSLDYDPKGRDTSSFPTCLKVTGLSRQGEFNSINFELKKGEVLGLTGLIGAGRTELASTLFGMTKPDDGSIMLETKSCNFRSNRDAIDAGIAYLSEDRLSVGLIQEQSISSNTIISVLDKLTNRFGLLSLQKEDHLVDYWVEKLSVKIGKAQDAISTLSGGNQQRIGIAKWLATEPKVLILDSPTVGVDVGARAGIFKVVRDLSQSGLSILLISDEPVEVHTNCDRILHMKDGQLLGEYNPHTISLQELESIVYA from the coding sequence GTGTCAGAACATAGTCAGCACAAACTGGTTGAACCAGCGATACGTCTTCATCATATTTCTAAGATTTTTGGCGGTATACATGCTCTCAATGATGTTTCATTTGAGGTGAATCAAGGGGAAGTCCATTGTCTCGCTGGTGAAAATGGTTGTGGCAAAAGTACACTCATCAAGATTATAACGGGTGTTTATACACCGGAAAACGGTGCGCAGATTAACTGCTTTGGACAAGATCTTAATCGGATTAGCCCTGCAATTGCGCGAGATATGGGCATTGCAGTAATCTGGCAAGATTTAGCTCTATTTTCAGAAATGAGCGTTGCTGAAAATATCGCTTTTGAGATTTTGGCAGGTTCAGCGCCAAAATGGGTAAGCCGCAAAACTATGCGCGGTATTGCTGAAGATGCATTAGGAAAACTTAACCTCAACCTTGATCTTGACAAAAAGGTTGGTGATCTTCCTATTGCTGAACGACAAATGGTGGCGATTGCACGCGCACTTGCTGGCGATGCTAAATTAATCTTCATGGATGAGCCGACAGCTTCATTAACCCAATCAGAAACTAACAGCTTGCTTCACATTGTAAATATACTCGCTCAACAAAATGTGGCGATTGTTTTTGTCAGTCATAGGCTTGCTGAGGTATTGGAAATATCATCCCGCGTCACTGTGTTGCGCGATGGTAAACTTGTTGGTGTATATCCCACTGAAGGCATGACACAATCCCATTTGGCAGAATTGATGACTGGGAAAAGTTTGGATTATGACCCCAAGGGACGTGATACAAGTAGTTTTCCTACCTGTCTAAAGGTTACAGGTCTTTCAAGACAAGGTGAGTTTAACTCTATCAATTTTGAACTGAAAAAAGGCGAAGTTTTAGGTCTAACCGGCTTAATTGGGGCAGGGCGTACCGAGCTTGCCAGTACTTTATTTGGTATGACAAAACCTGATGACGGTTCTATTATGCTTGAAACGAAAAGCTGTAATTTTCGTTCCAATCGTGATGCAATTGATGCTGGTATTGCATATCTTTCCGAAGACCGGCTTTCAGTTGGGTTGATCCAAGAGCAATCTATTTCAAGTAATACTATCATTTCTGTTTTAGATAAACTCACCAATCGATTTGGCCTATTATCATTACAAAAAGAAGATCATCTAGTTGATTATTGGGTAGAAAAACTCAGCGTTAAAATAGGTAAAGCACAAGACGCCATATCGACCTTATCCGGCGGTAATCAGCAAAGGATCGGTATAGCTAAGTGGTTAGCAACCGAACCCAAAGTACTTATTCTTGATAGTCCAACAGTTGGTGTCGATGTGGGTGCAAGAGCAGGTATTTTCAAGGTTGTGCGCGATTTATCCCAAAGCGGATTATCAATTTTACTAATTTCTGATGAACCGGTTGAAGTTCACACAAATTGCGATCGTATTCTACATATGAAAGATGGGCAATTGCTGGGGGAATACAATCCGCATACTATATCATTGCAAGAGTTGGAAAGTATTGTATATGCGTAA
- the hxlB gene encoding 6-phospho-3-hexuloisomerase → MSLYQGALDELSLIFQRLNDVEVDKAVQKIANARRIVVVGCGRERLQIMGFAMRLFHMGLDVAVVGDMTTPHLETGDLLIATNGPGEVPTVLSLMETAKRAGAEIMVLTAQPNGTAARLADFCLLLPAQTMADDTLPKAQSILPMGSAFEGALFILFEIMVLKLKDVKGISFDDMRARHTNLE, encoded by the coding sequence ATGTCACTTTATCAAGGTGCTCTTGATGAGCTAAGTTTGATTTTTCAGAGATTAAATGATGTAGAGGTTGATAAAGCAGTTCAAAAAATAGCAAATGCAAGGCGTATAGTTGTGGTTGGATGTGGTCGTGAACGCTTGCAAATCATGGGATTTGCCATGCGTTTATTCCATATGGGGCTGGATGTCGCCGTCGTTGGTGATATGACTACACCGCATTTGGAAACAGGCGATTTATTGATAGCCACAAATGGTCCAGGCGAAGTGCCTACAGTTCTTTCCTTGATGGAGACTGCTAAAAGGGCTGGCGCTGAAATTATGGTTTTAACTGCACAGCCTAATGGGACAGCCGCGCGACTAGCGGATTTTTGCCTTCTTCTTCCTGCTCAGACTATGGCAGATGATACCCTTCCTAAGGCACAATCAATTCTGCCAATGGGGTCTGCTTTTGAAGGAGCTTTATTTATACTGTTTGAAATCATGGTTTTAAAATTGAAAGATGTCAAAGGTATTAGTTTTGACGATATGCGTGCGCGTCATACCAATCTTGAATAG
- a CDS encoding substrate-binding domain-containing protein, whose translation MKYFKSALAGIAVWGLFSGLATAQDSISMGIVGKIGGIPWTNSIETGMKKQADEMGVKAELIGPVSSDPSLQVRAIEDLIARKVDVIGIVPNDSSAIEPVLQKARAAGIKVIANEGPNLKNIDWNFDLVSSKGLGEAHAKLLAEKLGGKGKYAVYVGSLTVPLHNAWADAAIAYIKENYPDMIMVGDRYGVAESVDDSRKTTIDLMAAHPDLAGIMAFGSQGPIGAGRAVAEQRKIGKVIVIGTFSAGQGRTLVKSGAITAGYTWSPEDAGRVFVILGKLAHDGVAIKDGMDIPVLGKVSPNFENKNIVVDNLLLFDKASIDKYAQMGL comes from the coding sequence ATGAAGTATTTTAAGAGTGCCCTTGCTGGAATTGCAGTTTGGGGCCTATTTTCTGGTTTGGCTACAGCGCAAGATTCAATTTCCATGGGTATTGTTGGTAAAATTGGTGGTATTCCATGGACAAACTCAATTGAAACGGGAATGAAAAAACAGGCCGATGAAATGGGTGTTAAGGCTGAATTAATTGGCCCTGTTAGTAGCGATCCCTCTTTACAAGTGCGCGCAATTGAAGATCTTATTGCGCGTAAAGTTGACGTTATCGGTATTGTTCCAAATGATTCTTCTGCAATTGAGCCAGTACTTCAAAAAGCTCGCGCAGCCGGTATTAAGGTCATTGCTAATGAGGGGCCAAACCTTAAAAATATCGATTGGAATTTTGATCTTGTTTCTTCAAAGGGGCTTGGAGAGGCGCATGCTAAATTGCTTGCAGAAAAGCTGGGAGGCAAAGGAAAATATGCGGTTTATGTTGGCTCTTTAACCGTACCACTTCATAACGCATGGGCAGATGCTGCAATTGCCTATATAAAAGAAAACTACCCCGATATGATTATGGTTGGCGACCGTTATGGTGTTGCTGAGTCTGTCGATGATAGCCGAAAAACTACAATTGATTTAATGGCAGCCCACCCAGATCTTGCAGGAATTATGGCTTTTGGCAGTCAGGGACCTATTGGTGCAGGACGCGCTGTTGCAGAACAGCGGAAGATTGGCAAGGTTATTGTAATTGGCACATTTTCGGCTGGTCAAGGGCGGACTTTGGTGAAATCAGGCGCTATTACTGCAGGCTATACGTGGAGCCCCGAAGATGCGGGTCGAGTATTTGTTATTCTTGGCAAATTGGCTCATGATGGCGTAGCAATTAAAGACGGTATGGATATCCCTGTATTAGGGAAGGTTTCACCAAATTTCGAAAATAAAAATATAGTAGTCGATAATCTGCTGCTCTTTGATAAAGCATCAATCGATAAATATGCGCAAATGGGTCTTTAA
- a CDS encoding [protein-PII] uridylyltransferase — translation MVKLANIEDIVNSSELKKRLYEVVCNDKSNCTDMQKREAVRCELKQALVAGQKGCEIQLLLDGHGRLCAKRLSLLIDIVIDALYDVVIKKIFKLQNPSNGERIALIAVGGYGRGTLAPSSDIDLLFLLPYKQTPWGEQVMEFILYMLWDIGLKVGHATRNIDETIRMAREDMTVRTALLEMRFLNGNQPLFQQLSDRFNTEIVKGTATQFIRAKLIERDERHKKAGQTRYLVEPNVKESKGGQRDLQTLYWITRYFYEVKTPEQLVKIGVLSRQEANIFKKADDFLWAVRCHMHFLAGKANERLSFDIQRDIAHRLGYTAHPGQEDVERFMKHYFLVAKQVGDLTRIISAALEEDHAKAVPGINQIFLTFSKRKKKIKGSDDFIIDHQRINIAHSDVFSTDPVNLIRIFQIADQYGFELHPHAMQQMTRSLKLITNEVRENKIANGLFLDVLTSPRNPSLMLRRMNESGVLGKFIPDFGKIVAMMQFSMYHHYTVDEHLLLCLYYLSEIYKGNNLAEHPLATSLIPQLKDERRLLYIAVFLHDIAKGRLEDHSIAGEKIARKLCKRFGLSATDCETVAWLIREHLTMSIVAQSRDLNDRKTINDFADVVQTMDRLKLLLILTICDIKGVGPGVWNGWKGQLLRTLYHETEIVLTGGFSKETRFERILEARAELAAALRDWEEEKLNAYIELLYPNYWLTVSLEDKIRHANFITQADENKQSFAFMAKLHNFEAVTELTILAPDHPRLLSIITGACAAAGANIVDAQIFTTSDGRALDTILLSREFELASDEERRAQKIADAISSLLRGEARLTEFIAARAKPKKMANAFSVAPRIEINNTLSDKFSVIEVKGLDRPGLLSELTGTISNLSLDIASAHITTFGEKIMDTFYVTDLVGHKIDNISRQKTIKRKLNQLFGNENS, via the coding sequence ATGGTAAAGTTGGCGAATATTGAAGATATTGTTAATTCATCAGAGCTGAAAAAGCGGCTTTATGAAGTTGTCTGCAATGATAAGTCCAATTGTACAGATATGCAAAAGCGTGAAGCTGTGAGATGTGAGTTAAAACAGGCTCTTGTTGCTGGCCAAAAGGGATGTGAAATTCAGCTTTTGCTCGATGGTCATGGTCGTTTATGCGCTAAACGCTTAAGCTTGTTAATCGATATTGTTATAGATGCTCTTTATGATGTTGTTATTAAAAAGATATTTAAGTTACAAAATCCATCGAATGGTGAGCGTATCGCTTTGATCGCTGTTGGCGGATACGGACGTGGTACGCTAGCTCCTAGTTCCGATATTGATTTGTTGTTTTTGCTTCCCTATAAACAAACACCTTGGGGTGAACAAGTCATGGAATTTATCCTTTACATGTTATGGGATATAGGCTTGAAGGTGGGGCATGCAACGCGCAATATTGATGAAACAATACGCATGGCACGTGAAGATATGACAGTGCGCACCGCACTTTTGGAAATGCGCTTTTTAAACGGCAATCAACCACTGTTTCAACAATTATCTGATCGTTTTAATACGGAGATAGTGAAAGGAACAGCAACACAATTTATTCGTGCCAAATTGATTGAGCGTGATGAACGACATAAAAAAGCAGGGCAAACACGTTATTTGGTTGAACCAAATGTTAAAGAAAGTAAGGGCGGGCAACGTGATTTACAAACGCTTTATTGGATAACCAGATATTTTTATGAAGTTAAAACCCCCGAACAATTGGTTAAAATAGGGGTATTGTCGCGTCAAGAAGCTAATATATTTAAAAAGGCTGATGATTTTTTATGGGCGGTACGCTGTCATATGCATTTTTTAGCTGGCAAAGCCAATGAGAGACTATCCTTTGATATTCAGCGTGATATTGCCCATCGACTTGGCTATACGGCCCATCCAGGCCAAGAAGATGTTGAACGATTTATGAAGCATTATTTTCTGGTGGCCAAACAGGTAGGTGATTTAACGCGTATTATTTCAGCCGCACTTGAAGAAGATCATGCTAAGGCAGTGCCGGGTATCAACCAAATCTTTTTAACATTTTCCAAGCGGAAGAAAAAAATAAAAGGCAGTGATGATTTTATAATTGATCATCAACGTATTAATATTGCGCATAGCGATGTCTTTTCAACTGATCCAGTTAATTTGATCCGTATTTTTCAAATCGCTGATCAATATGGTTTTGAATTGCATCCCCATGCGATGCAACAAATGACACGATCTTTGAAATTAATTACCAATGAAGTTCGTGAAAATAAAATTGCCAATGGCCTATTTCTTGATGTTTTGACCTCGCCGCGTAATCCCTCGCTTATGCTGCGGCGGATGAATGAATCAGGTGTGTTAGGTAAATTTATACCTGATTTTGGCAAGATTGTCGCAATGATGCAATTTAGCATGTATCATCATTACACTGTAGATGAACATTTATTGCTATGTCTTTATTATTTAAGTGAAATATATAAAGGCAATAACCTTGCTGAGCACCCCTTAGCAACCAGCTTGATCCCACAATTGAAAGATGAAAGACGGCTTTTATATATTGCGGTGTTCTTGCATGATATTGCTAAAGGCCGGCTGGAAGATCACTCTATCGCTGGTGAAAAAATTGCGCGTAAACTATGTAAAAGATTTGGTTTGTCCGCTACAGATTGCGAAACCGTTGCTTGGCTTATTCGCGAACATCTAACCATGAGTATTGTTGCGCAGTCACGCGATTTGAATGATCGTAAGACGATCAATGATTTTGCCGATGTGGTACAAACAATGGATAGGCTTAAGTTACTGCTTATTTTGACAATTTGCGATATTAAGGGGGTAGGGCCTGGCGTTTGGAATGGATGGAAAGGTCAGCTGTTACGTACCCTTTATCATGAAACTGAAATTGTTTTAACTGGCGGCTTTTCAAAAGAAACTCGTTTCGAGCGAATTTTGGAAGCGCGAGCCGAATTAGCGGCTGCGCTACGGGACTGGGAAGAAGAAAAACTTAATGCCTATATAGAGCTTTTATATCCTAATTATTGGCTGACCGTGTCCTTGGAAGACAAGATAAGACATGCTAATTTTATAACGCAGGCAGACGAAAACAAACAAAGCTTTGCCTTTATGGCAAAATTGCATAATTTTGAAGCAGTGACCGAACTTACCATTCTTGCGCCAGATCATCCAAGGCTTTTGTCAATAATCACTGGTGCTTGTGCAGCAGCAGGGGCTAATATTGTTGATGCGCAAATTTTTACCACTTCGGATGGGCGTGCTCTTGATACAATTTTACTTAGTCGCGAATTTGAATTGGCTAGTGATGAAGAACGTCGAGCACAAAAGATAGCGGACGCTATTTCTTCGCTTTTAAGAGGAGAAGCCCGACTTACTGAGTTTATTGCAGCACGCGCCAAGCCAAAAAAAATGGCAAATGCTTTTTCTGTGGCGCCACGCATTGAGATCAACAACACGCTATCTGACAAGTTTAGTGTTATCGAGGTAAAGGGCTTGGATAGGCCTGGATTACTATCTGAGTTGACAGGTACAATATCTAATTTATCCCTCGATATTGCCTCTGCTCATATTACGACTTTTGGCGAAAAAATCATGGACACATTTTATGTAACTGATTTGGTTGGTCATAAAATTGATAATATATCCAGGCAAAAAACGATAAAGAGAAAGTTAAATCAATTGTTTGGCAATGAAAATAGTTAA
- a CDS encoding 23S rRNA (adenine(2030)-N(6))-methyltransferase RlmJ yields the protein MNYRHIYHAGNFADVFKHIIVTRIIEYLKNKDQAFRVIDTHAGIGLYNLGDQRAQKTGEWKDGVGQIIGKNLDADVLSLIAPWLDIIADLNDHQSVLKKYPGSPILIRKLLRLQDRLTAMELHPDDYKILRSHLEGDFQTKVINLNGWLALSAQLPPKEKRGLVLVDPPFEIEGEFDRLVEGLVKAHKRFSYGVYAFWYPVKHFDAVKKFCNQLYETGIPKILRLELHIRKQSSIASLDGNGMIIVNPPYTLESEMKSLSPFLVNTLGRDAGAHMINQWIRQENN from the coding sequence ATGAATTATCGCCATATTTATCATGCAGGCAATTTTGCCGATGTGTTTAAGCATATTATCGTAACACGAATTATCGAATACCTAAAAAATAAAGATCAGGCTTTCCGTGTAATAGATACACATGCAGGCATAGGTTTATATAATCTAGGGGATCAGCGCGCACAAAAAACAGGTGAATGGAAAGATGGCGTAGGGCAGATAATTGGTAAAAATCTCGATGCCGATGTTTTATCCTTGATTGCACCTTGGCTCGATATTATTGCAGATCTTAATGATCACCAATCGGTATTAAAAAAATACCCTGGATCACCAATATTAATTCGCAAACTTTTGCGATTACAAGATCGTTTGACTGCGATGGAGCTGCATCCAGATGATTATAAAATATTAAGATCTCATCTTGAAGGCGATTTTCAAACAAAAGTAATAAATTTAAATGGTTGGCTTGCTCTTTCAGCCCAATTACCACCAAAAGAAAAACGCGGTCTGGTACTCGTTGATCCTCCTTTTGAAATTGAGGGAGAGTTCGATCGTTTAGTTGAGGGGCTAGTAAAGGCCCATAAGCGATTTTCCTATGGAGTTTACGCCTTTTGGTATCCCGTAAAGCATTTTGATGCGGTGAAGAAATTTTGCAACCAGCTTTATGAAACAGGAATACCCAAAATATTGCGTTTAGAGTTACATATTCGCAAGCAATCATCGATTGCCAGTTTAGATGGCAACGGAATGATAATCGTAAACCCACCCTATACTTTGGAAAGTGAAATGAAATCACTCAGCCCGTTTTTGGTGAATACACTCGGCCGCGATGCTGGCGCTCATATGATCAATCAATGGATAAGACAAGAAAATAATTAA
- the pyrH gene encoding UMP kinase, giving the protein MTHSPRYKRILLKASGEALMGGQSFGIDVSVADRIAADIKDARDLGVEVGIVIGGGNIFRGVAVASRGGDRVTGDHMGMLATAINSLALRTSLTKIGVDAVVLSAIAMPQISESFSQRKAMAYLNMGKVVIFAGGTGNPFFTTDTAAALRAAEIGADVLLKGTQVDGIYTADPKIDQNATRFDQLSHDEVLQRGLSVMDTTAVALARENNIPIIVYSIHNRGGLADVLNGQGQYTLVSDDV; this is encoded by the coding sequence ATGACACATAGCCCTCGATATAAACGGATTTTGCTAAAAGCATCTGGCGAGGCGCTGATGGGGGGACAGAGTTTTGGTATTGATGTTTCAGTAGCCGATCGAATTGCTGCAGATATCAAGGACGCGCGCGATTTAGGGGTAGAGGTCGGTATTGTTATTGGCGGCGGAAATATTTTCCGCGGTGTTGCGGTTGCTTCACGTGGTGGAGATCGTGTTACCGGCGATCACATGGGGATGCTTGCTACCGCAATCAACTCATTGGCTTTGCGCACCTCATTGACGAAAATTGGAGTTGACGCGGTAGTTTTATCTGCAATTGCTATGCCGCAGATTTCAGAAAGCTTTTCACAGCGCAAAGCTATGGCTTATTTAAACATGGGCAAAGTTGTGATTTTCGCTGGGGGAACTGGCAATCCATTTTTCACAACAGACACCGCTGCAGCCCTTCGTGCGGCAGAGATCGGCGCCGATGTACTTTTAAAGGGTACACAAGTTGATGGCATTTATACAGCAGATCCAAAAATCGATCAAAATGCAACTCGCTTTGATCAATTATCCCATGATGAAGTTTTACAACGTGGTTTATCGGTTATGGATACGACAGCTGTTGCTTTGGCACGTGAAAACAATATTCCAATTATCGTTTACTCAATCCACAATCGGGGTGGCCTTGCCGATGTGCTCAATGGACAAGGCCAGTATACATTAGTCTCAGATGACGTTTAA
- the frr gene encoding ribosome recycling factor, whose amino-acid sequence MSDAINIDDLKRRMEGAISSFKHELGGLRTGRASASLLEPITVIAYGSAVPINQVANISVPEPRMLSVSVWDKTMVGAVERAIRDSGLGLNPITDGTNLRIPLPELNEERRRELVKIAHQYAEQAKVATRHVRRDGMDALKKAEKDGTIGQDDTRALSERVQKMTDETITEVDKVLVAKEAEIMQV is encoded by the coding sequence ATGAGTGACGCTATAAATATTGACGACCTTAAACGTCGTATGGAAGGGGCTATATCCTCTTTTAAGCACGAGTTAGGTGGTTTACGAACAGGCCGCGCATCTGCTAGCCTCTTAGAACCTATTACAGTTATTGCCTATGGTTCTGCAGTTCCAATCAATCAAGTTGCCAATATTTCTGTACCCGAACCACGCATGCTATCGGTATCAGTTTGGGATAAAACCATGGTCGGTGCTGTTGAACGTGCAATCCGCGATTCTGGTCTTGGTCTCAATCCAATTACCGACGGAACAAACCTACGCATTCCTTTACCCGAGCTTAATGAAGAGCGCCGCCGTGAATTGGTAAAAATTGCGCATCAATATGCCGAACAAGCAAAAGTTGCTACGCGTCACGTTCGTCGCGATGGTATGGATGCTTTAAAAAAGGCTGAAAAAGATGGTACAATCGGTCAGGATGATACACGTGCCTTATCTGAACGCGTCCAAAAAATGACTGATGAGACAATTACTGAAGTAGATAAGGTTTTGGTCGCTAAAGAAGCGGAAATTATGCAAGTTTAG
- a CDS encoding isoprenyl transferase — MSQPKHIAIIMDGNGRWAKKRQLPRVAGHKAGAEALRKIVDHGNKIGIKWLTFFAFSSENWARPKDEVSHLLSLLKYFIRSDINKLKANNVRVRIIGCRQGLSDDILSLLEDAEKTTAANDGLNFIVAFNYGSRNEITRSVKTIAEQISQGVLKPEEITEALISSHLDTCFMPDPDLIIRTSGEMRLSNFLLWQAAYAELCFVPCFWPDFSSVDFDKAIEAYQKRDRRFGAVSQNDLIL, encoded by the coding sequence GTGTCTCAGCCCAAACATATAGCGATTATAATGGATGGAAATGGCCGGTGGGCTAAGAAAAGGCAACTTCCTCGCGTTGCTGGACATAAGGCCGGAGCGGAAGCCCTTCGCAAAATTGTTGATCATGGCAACAAAATTGGCATAAAGTGGTTAACTTTTTTTGCATTTTCATCTGAAAATTGGGCGCGGCCCAAGGATGAGGTTAGCCACCTCCTCTCCCTTTTAAAATATTTTATCCGTAGTGATATCAATAAGCTAAAAGCTAATAATGTACGCGTTAGAATTATTGGTTGCCGCCAAGGTCTTAGCGACGATATATTAAGCCTTTTAGAAGATGCTGAAAAAACTACGGCTGCTAATGATGGATTGAATTTTATAGTAGCCTTTAACTATGGTAGCCGTAATGAAATTACGCGTAGCGTCAAAACAATTGCAGAGCAAATAAGCCAAGGTGTTTTAAAACCAGAAGAAATTACCGAAGCACTTATATCTTCACACCTTGACACTTGCTTTATGCCTGATCCAGATCTGATTATCCGCACAAGTGGAGAAATGCGTTTATCGAACTTTTTACTTTGGCAAGCCGCATATGCAGAATTATGTTTTGTTCCGTGCTTTTGGCCAGATTTTTCAAGCGTGGATTTTGATAAGGCGATAGAAGCTTATCAAAAACGCGATCGCCGGTTTGGTGCTGTTTCACAAAATGATTTGATCCTTTGA
- a CDS encoding phosphatidate cytidylyltransferase, whose protein sequence is MSNLQTRIITALILALLTLVVTFLGGIWFSILSFLIGLAVLHEWQTISKAKQNNLTFFLGWIFYFSIFALVLFKFDIFIIFTAVILFSVVLAFAFLKNAGWVAGGFLYGTLPALALTLLRGDEQMGFGAIVFLFAIVWGTDIAAYFNGRALGGPKLAPKFSPNKTWSGAIGGAAIGVAGGVLVVLLLMKNSLVVSITPTDIWVPLLALVLSIASQAGDIGESWVKRYFGVKDSSNLLPGHGGVMDRVDGLVAAAVLLYIIAAIFADPRAPANLFNLL, encoded by the coding sequence ATGTCGAATTTGCAAACCCGAATTATTACGGCATTAATTTTAGCGCTTTTAACGCTTGTAGTCACCTTTTTAGGTGGCATTTGGTTTTCAATTCTTTCTTTTCTAATTGGTCTTGCGGTACTACATGAGTGGCAAACAATCAGTAAAGCAAAGCAAAATAATTTAACATTCTTTTTGGGATGGATATTCTATTTTTCGATTTTTGCTTTAGTATTATTTAAATTTGACATTTTTATTATTTTCACCGCTGTTATTCTATTTTCAGTAGTTTTGGCTTTTGCTTTTTTAAAAAATGCTGGTTGGGTCGCAGGCGGATTTCTATACGGCACCCTTCCCGCGCTTGCGCTCACGCTTCTACGTGGCGATGAACAAATGGGATTCGGCGCCATTGTTTTTCTATTTGCAATTGTTTGGGGAACCGATATTGCCGCCTACTTCAATGGACGTGCGCTTGGCGGCCCCAAACTTGCTCCCAAATTTTCCCCTAACAAAACTTGGTCTGGAGCAATAGGTGGAGCAGCTATTGGCGTTGCCGGCGGTGTACTGGTTGTACTGCTGTTGATGAAAAATTCACTTGTTGTAAGTATTACTCCAACCGATATTTGGGTACCGTTGCTTGCTCTTGTTCTTTCAATTGCGTCACAAGCAGGTGATATTGGAGAATCTTGGGTGAAGCGTTACTTTGGGGTTAAGGATTCAAGTAACCTACTTCCAGGACATGGGGGGGTAATGGATCGGGTTGACGGCTTGGTTGCTGCAGCTGTCTTACTATATATTATTGCAGCTATTTTCGCGGATCCAAGAGCGCCTGCTAACCTTTTCAATTTACTTTAG
- the lpxB gene encoding lipid-A-disaccharide synthase, translated as MTKKLKIAIVAGEESGDLLGADLMEVLTKKSSVPIELIGVGGQHLERYGLKSFFDPEDIALMGISAVLKRLPKLYSHIKNLAQFIADQNPDCLIIIDSPDFTHRVAKRVRALNPSIPIIKYIAPSVWAWRPQRAKEMRGYIDHVLVILPFEPKVMEMLDGPPSTYVGHRLLASTPIEDVRHFRQKRIEVEEKRVIILPGSRRSEVRALMPDFGRAVNELSQRVKNVDFILPTLPKIEKEVRQLVSEWAVKPTIVVGETEKWQAFKQADVALAASGTVSLELALCNIPTVLAYRADWFTKLIVLSKITIWSAALPNIIADEPVVPEYFNEYINVGMLARQVERLSHTGPAQSAQLEGFQKIYDIMKTDRPSGEIAADVIMGFLNPHSV; from the coding sequence ATGACAAAAAAATTAAAAATTGCCATTGTTGCAGGTGAAGAATCTGGCGACTTACTTGGCGCGGATCTCATGGAAGTATTGACAAAGAAGTCTAGTGTGCCCATTGAATTGATTGGCGTTGGTGGTCAACACCTAGAAAGATATGGTTTAAAAAGTTTTTTTGACCCAGAGGACATCGCGCTTATGGGCATTAGTGCTGTATTGAAACGGTTACCTAAACTCTATTCGCACATAAAAAATCTTGCACAATTTATAGCAGACCAGAATCCTGACTGTCTTATTATTATTGATAGCCCAGATTTTACCCATCGCGTTGCTAAACGTGTGCGTGCATTAAATCCATCAATCCCAATTATTAAATATATTGCCCCCTCTGTTTGGGCTTGGCGGCCGCAACGCGCGAAAGAAATGCGCGGCTATATTGACCACGTCCTCGTTATTTTACCTTTTGAACCAAAAGTTATGGAAATGCTAGATGGCCCACCTTCAACCTATGTTGGTCATCGTTTGCTTGCATCCACTCCAATTGAGGACGTGCGTCATTTCCGGCAAAAGCGAATTGAGGTTGAAGAAAAGCGAGTTATTATTTTACCAGGCTCGCGTAGATCTGAAGTACGTGCTCTAATGCCGGACTTTGGTAGGGCGGTCAATGAACTGTCACAACGCGTAAAAAATGTTGACTTTATATTGCCAACTTTACCCAAAATTGAAAAGGAAGTGCGACAATTAGTGTCCGAGTGGGCTGTTAAACCCACTATTGTCGTCGGCGAGACTGAAAAATGGCAAGCATTTAAACAAGCTGATGTTGCACTGGCTGCATCTGGAACTGTGTCATTAGAGCTGGCTTTATGTAACATACCAACTGTTTTGGCATATCGTGCTGATTGGTTTACAAAATTAATTGTTTTATCCAAAATTACTATTTGGTCGGCGGCTCTACCCAATATAATCGCCGATGAACCTGTTGTTCCTGAATATTTTAATGAATATATCAATGTCGGCATGCTAGCCCGACAAGTAGAACGACTTAGCCATACAGGGCCAGCACAAAGTGCACAATTAGAAGGTTTTCAAAAAATTTATGATATTATGAAAACTGACCGGCCTTCTGGTGAAATTGCAGCTGACGTCATTATGGGGTTCTTAAATCCTCACAGCGTATAA